Proteins from a genomic interval of Niabella soli DSM 19437:
- a CDS encoding sialate O-acetylesterase produces the protein MRYRWIIGLVILLGTQARAQLSVAKIIGNNMVLQQGQPVAVWGRGIPGKQVAATFKGQKATTAVKADSSWKIELRPLKASFDPAVLEIVSGQEIIKLNNILVGEVWLCSGQSNMEFAMRKIGKLQSPPGAGWPVKELETAHNKNIRIFLVERKKMAPDLTHAGWSVAEDDALRSFSAAGYFFGKELQAKLKVPVGIISAAIPGSRIEPWMPREAFTVLDFFKKQTDSTHKIDGDPGKFYNTMIRPLIPFALKGFLWYQGESNCFLNERLQYTYKMNALINYWRKEWRNSALPFYYVQIAPYYYSKAKDRPYTVFSEPEFWEAQQAALKIPNTVMINTMDLNDNPADLHPVDKWDLGKRLAQSALSKTYHASAATPMGPVFKTVIIEGAAMVISFDYTGKGLVSRNGKPLNCFEMADEQGQYVPATAVIKNNKVWVSAAGIKKPGAVRFAWREDARPNLYNKDGLPALPFRTDSKLMAAFKPE, from the coding sequence ATGAGATATAGATGGATCATAGGACTAGTAATATTGCTTGGCACACAGGCAAGAGCGCAGCTTTCCGTTGCAAAGATCATCGGGAATAACATGGTGTTGCAACAGGGACAACCAGTTGCAGTATGGGGCCGTGGAATACCCGGGAAACAGGTTGCCGCAACATTTAAAGGACAAAAAGCAACTACAGCGGTAAAGGCCGACAGCAGTTGGAAAATTGAGCTGCGTCCCTTGAAGGCTTCTTTTGATCCTGCGGTGCTGGAAATTGTTTCGGGGCAGGAAATAATAAAACTCAATAATATTCTTGTGGGAGAAGTATGGCTGTGCTCGGGGCAGTCTAATATGGAATTCGCCATGCGCAAGATCGGCAAATTGCAATCCCCTCCCGGAGCCGGCTGGCCGGTAAAAGAGCTGGAAACGGCGCATAATAAAAATATCCGCATCTTCCTGGTGGAACGAAAAAAAATGGCTCCGGACCTTACGCACGCCGGATGGTCCGTTGCGGAAGATGATGCCCTGCGCAGCTTTTCTGCTGCCGGTTATTTTTTTGGCAAAGAATTGCAAGCCAAATTAAAAGTGCCGGTGGGCATTATTTCAGCAGCCATACCGGGGAGCCGGATAGAACCCTGGATGCCCCGCGAAGCTTTTACGGTATTGGATTTTTTTAAAAAGCAAACAGACAGTACACATAAGATTGACGGGGATCCCGGTAAATTCTACAATACGATGATCCGACCGCTGATCCCTTTTGCGTTGAAAGGCTTTTTGTGGTATCAGGGAGAATCCAATTGCTTTCTGAATGAGCGGCTGCAATACACTTACAAGATGAATGCGCTGATCAATTACTGGCGTAAAGAATGGCGCAATTCCGCATTGCCATTTTATTATGTGCAGATTGCTCCGTATTATTATTCGAAGGCCAAGGATCGACCTTATACGGTTTTTAGCGAGCCCGAATTTTGGGAAGCCCAGCAGGCGGCGTTGAAAATACCGAATACGGTAATGATCAATACAATGGATCTGAATGATAACCCCGCAGACCTGCACCCGGTTGATAAATGGGATTTGGGCAAACGCCTGGCGCAGTCGGCTTTAAGTAAAACCTACCATGCATCGGCTGCAACACCCATGGGGCCTGTGTTTAAGACGGTAATAATAGAAGGTGCAGCTATGGTGATCAGTTTTGATTATACGGGGAAGGGACTGGTCAGCAGGAATGGAAAGCCGCTGAACTGTTTTGAAATGGCAGATGAACAAGGGCAGTATGTTCCGGCAACAGCAGTTATAAAGAATAACAAAGTTTGGGTTTCCGCTGCGGGTATAAAAAAACCGGGCGCGGTACGCTTTGCCTGGCGGGAGGACGCCAGGCCCAACCTGTATAATAAGGATGGGTTGCCGGCATTGCCGTTCCGGACCGATAGTAAATTGATGGCGGCGTTTAAGCCGGAATGA
- a CDS encoding ABC transporter permease produces MSEATITYKQRIKSLQSLIALVVLCILLSVLTDKFFTADNGLNILRQTAVNICVATGMTLVVLTAGIDLSVGSVLALCGAIAAGLLKNGWTFPSGDMYVGFTIFGVLLAAVLVGSVLGWFNGFVITKFKVPPFVATLAMLTIARGLTMLYTKGQPISNLGPKFAFIGAGSFLGIPVPVWIALLVVLLAAFITKQTRLGRYIYAIGGNETAAKFSGINIPKVVIMVYALAGMMAAVGGIIVTSRLDSAQPNAGVSYELDAIAAVVIGGTSLSGGRGTVWGTVMGAIIIGVLNNGLVLLNVSPFWQQVVKGGVILLAVIIDKIGNKND; encoded by the coding sequence ATGTCGGAAGCTACTATTACCTATAAGCAGCGGATCAAAAGCCTGCAGTCGTTAATCGCACTGGTGGTATTATGCATACTGCTAAGTGTGCTTACAGATAAATTTTTTACGGCAGATAACGGGTTAAATATCCTGCGGCAAACGGCCGTCAATATTTGTGTGGCTACCGGTATGACCCTGGTGGTGTTAACGGCGGGGATTGATCTTTCGGTAGGCTCCGTACTGGCGCTTTGTGGGGCTATTGCGGCCGGGCTGCTTAAAAACGGATGGACATTTCCATCTGGTGATATGTATGTCGGGTTTACGATTTTTGGTGTGTTATTGGCAGCAGTGCTAGTGGGCAGTGTATTGGGGTGGTTTAATGGTTTTGTGATCACAAAATTTAAAGTGCCGCCCTTTGTGGCAACACTGGCGATGCTTACGATTGCGCGCGGACTCACCATGTTGTACACAAAAGGACAGCCCATCAGCAACCTGGGGCCAAAATTTGCTTTTATCGGCGCCGGCTCCTTTTTGGGTATCCCGGTACCGGTCTGGATCGCGCTGCTGGTGGTATTGTTGGCGGCTTTTATAACAAAGCAAACCCGGCTGGGCCGGTATATTTATGCCATCGGCGGCAACGAGACCGCTGCAAAATTTTCAGGCATCAATATCCCGAAAGTAGTGATAATGGTATATGCCCTGGCAGGCATGATGGCAGCTGTGGGCGGCATCATCGTTACTTCCCGGCTCGATTCTGCACAACCTAATGCAGGGGTTAGTTACGAACTGGATGCTATTGCGGCGGTTGTTATCGGCGGCACATCGTTGAGCGGTGGTCGCGGTACGGTTTGGGGCACGGTTATGGGCGCTATTATTATCGGCGTACTGAACAATGGCCTGGTATTATTGAACGTATCTCCGTTTTGGCAGCAGGTGGTAAAGGGTGGCGTAATTCTGCTGGCGGTTATTATTGATAAGATTGGTAATAAAAATGACTGA
- a CDS encoding FGGY family carbohydrate kinase has product MSFILSIDQGTSGTKTLVVDASGQVLARGTKPLHTHHFGEGFVEQDPMGIYENVVASVAKCLDDLLSNGGDKNAISAIGISNQRETFVLWDKQGTPLCPAVVWQCKRSVAICEQLKQQGLSEQINAATGLVIDPYFSATKLIWLVQHNAIIKEKIQQGEVFFGTVDTWVLYKLTNGDSYYTDHTNASRTLFFNIHSLQWDQELLQLFGLSNIRLPEIRPSSAHFGDTSINGLLKKEIPVTGMIGDSHAAAFGEGCFTAGSAKATLGTGCSILMNIGNRPLASKKGMVTTINWSIKGRVDYALEGVIVTCGATLEWLKNELQLFEDSRMTAAMAESVSDNGGIYLVPAFSGLGSPHWQMNRKASLTGMSFSTTKNHIVRAALESVAYQVKDVIAAMEMDTGIALKELMTNGGLTANNFVMQFMTDVLDKPVYQSTMADVSALGAAYMAGLEAGIFSGLETLMGLEKNKKQNTPSVGKALAKEGYKGWRDVIAGKI; this is encoded by the coding sequence ATGTCTTTTATTCTTTCTATAGATCAAGGTACAAGCGGCACCAAAACGTTGGTAGTGGATGCATCGGGGCAGGTACTGGCCAGGGGCACCAAACCGCTGCACACCCATCATTTCGGTGAGGGGTTTGTAGAACAGGATCCCATGGGAATTTATGAAAACGTTGTTGCTTCGGTAGCCAAATGCCTGGATGATCTTTTGTCTAATGGAGGTGATAAAAATGCCATCAGCGCTATCGGGATCTCGAATCAGCGGGAAACCTTTGTACTATGGGATAAGCAGGGAACACCGCTTTGCCCCGCTGTGGTCTGGCAGTGCAAACGCTCGGTGGCCATCTGTGAACAATTAAAACAACAGGGATTGTCGGAACAGATAAATGCAGCAACGGGCCTGGTCATTGATCCTTATTTCTCTGCAACCAAGTTGATCTGGCTGGTGCAGCACAATGCAATCATAAAGGAAAAAATACAGCAGGGAGAGGTTTTTTTTGGAACGGTTGACACCTGGGTGCTGTATAAATTAACCAACGGCGATAGTTACTATACAGATCATACCAATGCGTCACGCACCTTGTTTTTTAATATTCACTCGCTGCAATGGGATCAGGAGCTGTTGCAATTGTTTGGACTTAGTAATATCCGGCTGCCGGAAATAAGACCCTCATCAGCGCATTTTGGTGACACCAGCATAAATGGATTATTAAAAAAAGAGATACCGGTGACAGGTATGATCGGTGATTCCCATGCCGCTGCTTTTGGTGAAGGCTGCTTTACGGCGGGTTCGGCTAAGGCAACATTGGGAACGGGCTGCAGCATTTTAATGAATATTGGCAACCGGCCCCTGGCTTCAAAAAAGGGAATGGTTACGACCATAAACTGGAGCATAAAAGGCCGGGTGGATTATGCATTGGAAGGCGTGATCGTGACCTGCGGTGCTACGCTGGAATGGCTGAAGAATGAACTGCAATTATTTGAAGACAGCCGGATGACGGCTGCCATGGCGGAATCCGTATCTGATAACGGGGGCATTTACCTGGTACCTGCCTTCAGCGGGCTGGGTTCCCCGCACTGGCAAATGAACCGGAAGGCCTCCCTGACGGGGATGAGCTTTAGCACTACAAAAAATCATATTGTACGGGCCGCGCTGGAATCGGTAGCCTACCAGGTAAAAGACGTGATCGCGGCTATGGAAATGGATACGGGGATCGCATTAAAAGAATTGATGACGAATGGTGGGCTTACAGCTAATAATTTTGTAATGCAGTTTATGACGGATGTGCTGGATAAACCGGTTTATCAAAGTACTATGGCCGATGTATCGGCCCTGGGTGCGGCTTACATGGCCGGATTGGAAGCTGGGATATTTAGCGGCCTGGAAACATTGATGGGCCTGGAAAAAAATAAAAAACAAAACACTCCTTCCGTGGGAAAGGCATTAGCAAAGGAAGGATATAAAGGCTGGCGGGATGTCATCGCCGGAAAAATATAA
- a CDS encoding MGH1-like glycoside hydrolase domain-containing protein: protein MRIDKFITGLLGMFMAVQGAAQPLVLRDADFKHYVDRFNTLPQETVVQPIPDAASWNWMQKNIPLFSCPDKKFEEIYYFRWWTLRKHIIQTPQGFAITEFLIKRSYADKYNLISSGLGHHIYEARWLHNQQYLDDDLLTWYRGNEGKPLKKLRFYSSWNSDAIYNRFLVNGNTAFVKNLLPDLQADYQAWEDEKRYPGGLFWQYDVRDAMEETISGGRKEKNPRPSINGYMYGNAKAISAIAMLAGNTTLQHLYQEKADTLKKLVQRNLWNSKAQFFEVRKQPADTLANVMEEIGFIPWYFNMPDASYSRAWSKLMSPAHFNAPAGITTADRSHPAFRTHGCCKCEWDGAVWPFATAQTLTAMANLLNNYRQAYVSKKDYFLQLKKYAAAQHKNGAPYIGEYMDEKTGQWLTADERGRYYNHSTFNDLVITGLAGLRPRADNQVEVNPLLPAGTWDWFALDNILYHGKILTIIWDKTGKKYHKGKGLSVWADGKLVGRSDKLGIVKGILK, encoded by the coding sequence ATGAGGATAGATAAATTTATAACAGGATTGCTGGGAATGTTTATGGCTGTACAAGGCGCCGCGCAGCCACTGGTGCTCCGCGATGCGGATTTTAAACACTATGTGGACCGGTTTAACACCTTGCCGCAGGAAACCGTTGTTCAGCCCATTCCGGATGCGGCCTCCTGGAACTGGATGCAAAAAAATATTCCGCTGTTTAGTTGCCCCGACAAAAAATTTGAAGAGATCTATTATTTCCGCTGGTGGACCCTGCGTAAACATATCATACAAACACCACAGGGATTTGCCATTACAGAGTTTTTAATAAAACGCTCGTATGCAGATAAGTATAATTTGATCAGCAGCGGCCTGGGGCATCATATTTATGAAGCGCGCTGGCTGCACAATCAGCAATACCTGGATGATGATCTGCTGACCTGGTACCGCGGTAATGAGGGAAAGCCGTTAAAGAAATTGCGGTTTTACAGCAGTTGGAACAGTGATGCCATTTATAACCGGTTTTTGGTAAACGGCAATACCGCATTTGTGAAAAACTTGTTACCCGATCTGCAGGCGGATTACCAGGCATGGGAGGATGAAAAAAGATACCCTGGTGGTTTGTTCTGGCAATATGATGTTCGGGATGCCATGGAGGAAACCATCAGCGGCGGACGTAAAGAAAAAAATCCGCGGCCTTCGATTAATGGCTATATGTACGGGAACGCTAAAGCCATCTCCGCAATTGCAATGCTGGCGGGTAATACCACATTGCAGCATTTATATCAGGAAAAAGCGGATACCCTAAAGAAATTAGTGCAACGCAATTTATGGAATAGCAAAGCGCAGTTTTTTGAAGTGCGCAAACAGCCGGCAGATACCCTGGCCAATGTGATGGAGGAGATCGGCTTTATTCCCTGGTATTTTAATATGCCCGACGCCTCTTATAGCAGGGCATGGAGCAAACTGATGAGCCCGGCGCATTTTAATGCACCTGCCGGTATTACCACCGCTGACCGGAGCCATCCGGCGTTTCGTACGCATGGCTGCTGCAAATGTGAATGGGATGGTGCCGTGTGGCCTTTTGCAACAGCGCAAACACTAACCGCCATGGCTAATTTGCTGAATAATTATAGACAGGCTTACGTATCAAAAAAGGATTATTTTCTTCAGTTGAAAAAGTATGCGGCAGCACAGCATAAAAACGGGGCGCCTTATATCGGCGAGTATATGGATGAAAAAACCGGGCAGTGGCTTACGGCAGATGAGCGGGGTCGTTATTACAATCATTCTACTTTCAATGATCTTGTAATTACCGGACTGGCAGGACTGCGCCCCCGCGCGGATAACCAGGTTGAAGTAAATCCTTTGCTGCCAGCCGGTACATGGGACTGGTTTGCCCTGGATAATATTTTATATCATGGAAAAATATTAACGATTATCTGGGATAAAACAGGAAAAAAATATCATAAAGGGAAAGGCTTATCCGTTTGGGCGGATGGGAAATTAGTGGGCCGTTCAGATAAATTGGGTATTGTAAAAGGCATCTTGAAATGA